A single genomic interval of Arachis duranensis cultivar V14167 chromosome 7, aradu.V14167.gnm2.J7QH, whole genome shotgun sequence harbors:
- the LOC107458731 gene encoding ALA-interacting subunit 3: MSSSSAAAFGSADSTAARRNTKRPKYSKFTQQELPACKPILTPRAVISVFLLVSVVFVPVGVASLLASRKVVEIIHRYDAECIPQSNSSDKVAYIQNPSADKTCNITLNVHKHMKSPIHVYYQLDNFYQNHRRYVKSRNDEQLRDSEKWDSTSGCKPEDMANGKPIVPCGLIAWSLFNDTYIFSRNNKNLTVNKKGISWKSDRDHKFGKDVFPKNFQNGSIIGGARLNDSIPLSQQEDLIVWMRTAALPTFRKLYGKIEVDLNEGDTISVILKNNYNTYSFSGKKKLVLSTTGWLGGKNDFLGIAYLTVGGLCFFLAMAFTIIYFVKPRQLGDPSYLSWNRNPGGH, translated from the exons ATGTCATCTTCGAGCGCAGCGGCTTTTGGATCCGCTGATTCCACAGCTGCAAGAAGAAACACCAAGCGACCTAAGT ATTCGAAGTTTACGCAGCAAGAACTTCCTGCTTGCAAGCCGATTCTTACGCCACGAGCT GTTATTTCCGTATTCTTGCTTGTTAGTGTTGTATTTGTTCCAGTTGGAGTTGCTTCGCTACTTGCTTCACGAAAG GTTGTTGAAATTATTCATAGGTATGATGCAGAGTGCATACCGCAGTCAAATTCTTCAGACAAGGTAGCCTACATTCAGAATCCTTCTGCAGATAAAACATGCAACATAACACTAAAT GTTCACAAGCATATGAAATCACCTATTCATGTTTACTACCAGCTTGACAACTTCTACCAGAATCATCGTCG GTATGTTAAGAGCCGAAATGATGAGCAGTTGAGAGATAGCGAGAAATGGGACTCAACAAGTGGTTGTAAGCCAGAAGATATGGCAAATGGAAAGCCAATTGTACCTTGTGGTCTTATAGCTTGGAGTTTATTCAATGACACATACATCTTCTCCCGTAACAACAAAAATTTGACAGTGAACAAGAAAGGCATTTCCTGGAAGAGTGATAGGGATCATAAATTTGGAAAAGATGTTTTTCCTAAAAATTTCCAGAATGGTTCTATTATTGGTGGTGCACGGCTCAATGATTCCATACCA CTGAGTCAGCAGGAGGATCTTATTGTTTGGATGCGAACTGCTGCACTTCCAACTTTCAGGAAGTTGTATGGCAAGATAGAGGTGGATCTGAATGAAGGTGATACAATTAGTGTGATACTGAAAAATAACTACAACACTTACAGCTTTAGTGGCAAGAAAAAGCTCGTACTGTCAACCACCGGTTGGTTGGGTGGGAAGAATGACTTCCTTGGCATTGCTTATCTCACTGTTGGAGGATTGTGCTTCTTTTTGGCTATGGCCTTCACCATTATCTACTTTGTCAAGCCAAG GCAACTTGGAGATCCATCGTATTTGTCATGGAATAGGAACCCAGGAGGGCACTGA